CGGCGCGGCGAACCGCACGGCGTCGCTTGGAAACGTGGAACTGGAGCCCTATCGCGCCAAGACCTATGACCTGTCTCTGGAGTGGTATTTCGCACCCGAGGCGCTGCTGTCCTTTGCCTACTTCTACAAGGACATCTCGACCTACGTTCAGACAACACAGCAGAACCTGACCTACGCACAGCTGACGGCTCTCAATCCGGTGGCCTTCCCGGCTGATCCGCAGCGGCCGACGACCGAGGAGTATGTCTTCAGCACGCCCAGCAACACTCCAGGCGGGCCGCTGGACGGTTTCGAGATCAGCTATCAGCAGACCTTCACCTTCCTGCCGGGCCTGTTCGGCAACATCGGGACGCAGCTGAACTACACGCATGTCGAGTCGGAGATCGACTATTGTACGACATCGGCTTGCAACGTCTTCGTCACCGCCGACCTTGTGAACCTGTCGCCGGACGCCTGGAACGCGACGTTGTACTACGATGACGGCCGCTTCAACGCGCGCGTGTCGGCCGCCTATCGCGACAGCTACTTCCAGAGTGTTCCAGGCTCCAACGGTGGCACGCGCGGCATCCCGTACCAGGGCAAGAGTGAAACCACGACGATCGACGCCTCCGCCTCGTACAACGTCACCGACAACCTCAGCCTGACGATTGAAGGGTTGAATCTGACGGATGAGGAGAACCGCCAGAACCACGGCGATCTGGGTGGGCCGCGCGATAGCACCTACGTCTACCATCACACTGGACGGCAGGTTTACCTCGGGGCGCGTTACCGCTTCTAGGCGAAGTCAGACAAGGGCCGGCGGCTTCCGCCGGCCCTTGTTTCATCAGCGGGTGAGAAGCCGCGTGAACTCAGCAGGCCCCAGCGCACGCGGTGTGAAGCGCGCCTCGCGCACGGCGCCGTTGAAATAGTTGACGCGGTTCAGGCGACAGCCGACCGATGCGCGACCCGGACCTTGAGGCTGAAAGGCGATGGCGGCTTCCGCCTGCAGCACGCCATCGACGTAGCTGCGGTACATGCGCCCGTCGTAGGTCTGGGCGACGTGATGCCAACGCCCGACCGGGAACCGCTTGTCCTCGGCGATCAGCGTCTGGCTGTAACCGGGGCCTTTGACAAAGGCGTCCAGGTACCATTGCTGCTCCACCACCCGGATTTCGAACAAAAAGCGGGTGCCTGGCGTGCCGGTCGGTTGGCCTTCCGAACCGGCTGCGTCGTCCGCCTGAAGGTGAAGCCAGCGCTGTTCGAACGCGCCTCCGTCGGGCCGGAACAGGGCCTCGAAGGTAAAGGTCTGCGCGCCGGCCAAAGGGTGGTTGTCGATGAACAGGGCGTCGTCCACACCGTCAAAGCGCACGGCCTTGCCATACGGGCTGTCGATCAGGGTGGGCGCGCCTTCGACCCGGACCGGATTGCCGCCGACGCTTGCGAGATTATCGAACGTCCACACCGTGGATCTGGCATCCGAACTCATGCGACCGCCCGGCGCGCTCGCACAGCCGGCAGCGCTCGTCACTCCGAAAGCGGCCAGCCCCGTCAGCACCGCTCGTCGCTCAAAGGTCGTCATCGTCGTCTCCGCCAGCCGCAGGCGGCTTAGCGCCGTGCGGACCTCATCCTGCCCGGCGATCAAGAGACGGCGCAAGCCCGCTGTGCCCTCAGGCGGCGGTGCGCGCCGGCTGGATCACCTGGGCGGCGAAGCGGTCCATCTCTTCTTCCTGTGGCGACATCTGCAGCAGGACGAGATCGAGGCCGACCGCCTCGAAGGCCTCGATGCGCTCGCGCACCGTCTCCGGGGTGCCGATGAAGCCGGGGCGCAGGCC
The genomic region above belongs to Brevundimonas sp. PAMC22021 and contains:
- a CDS encoding LamG domain-containing protein, with the translated sequence MRRLLIAGQDEVRTALSRLRLAETTMTTFERRAVLTGLAAFGVTSAAGCASAPGGRMSSDARSTVWTFDNLASVGGNPVRVEGAPTLIDSPYGKAVRFDGVDDALFIDNHPLAGAQTFTFEALFRPDGGAFEQRWLHLQADDAAGSEGQPTGTPGTRFLFEIRVVEQQWYLDAFVKGPGYSQTLIAEDKRFPVGRWHHVAQTYDGRMYRSYVDGVLQAEAAIAFQPQGPGRASVGCRLNRVNYFNGAVREARFTPRALGPAEFTRLLTR